Proteins encoded within one genomic window of Triticum aestivum cultivar Chinese Spring chromosome 2D, IWGSC CS RefSeq v2.1, whole genome shotgun sequence:
- the LOC123050779 gene encoding probable fucosyltransferase 7 yields MEGGKPSTQRHSSGAVRPIVLLVVAVSLVAVLFMATRVSPGCRPLLKAVYQQGLGRAGPSVTADPLLGGLLSPGFDDRSCLSRYRASLYRQPSLHNLSSHLVSRLRRYESLHQLCGPGTPAYSHAVARLREAMDGHASAPAPASSNSTSSSDPECSYIIWTPVEGLGNRILSTASAFLYALLTDRVLLVHHPADDLNDMFCEPFPGSNTTWVLPEEGFPIQGIKGLNVRTRESLGNALGRGEGEGSAPWLYVHLQTDYKPDDRRFFCDDGQDTVRGVRWLVLRSDNYFVPGLFFLRRYEEELVRLFPRRDTVFHHLGRYLFHPSNTVWGMATRYYSSYLAPAEERVGVQVREFKYARISADERYKQIISCASRESLLPAVDNATLPSSSDHHHHQEQEQEQEQETKRKAVLVVSLNGDYYDKLSSLYYEHGGAAGVTVSVFQPTHLGMQQSEKRQHNQKALAEIVLLSFSDVVVTSAQSTFGYVSQGLAGLRPWVLMLPVDGKVPDPPCRLASTIEPCFMRPPHYDCRTRGDSDNGKVVPYIRQCEDVSYGVQLVE; encoded by the exons ATGGAGGGCGGCAAGCCATCCACTCAGCGCCACTCGTCCGGCGCCGTTCGGCCGATTGTGCTACTAGTGGTCGCGGTGAGCCTGGTTGCCGTGCTCTTCATGGCCACGCGGGTCTCGCCCGGATGCCGTCCACTCTTAAAAGCTG TGTACCAACAAGGCCTAGGCCGTGCCGGCCCCTCCGTGACGGCCGATCCGCTCCTCGGCGGCCTCCTCTCGCCGGGCTTCGACGACCGCTCCTGCCTCAGCCGCTACCGCGCCTCGCTCTACCGCCAGCCGTCGCTCCACAACCTGTCATCGCACCTCGTCTCGCGCCTCCGACGCTACGAGTCCCTCCACCAGCTCTGCGGGCCTGGCACACCGGCGTACTCGCACGCCGTCGCCCGCCTGCGCGAGGCCATGGATGGGCATGCGTCAGCGCCAGCACCAGCGTCATCGAACAGTACCAGCAGCTCCGACCCCGAGTGCAGCTACATCATCTGGACCCCCGTAGAGGGACTCGGCAACCGCATCCTCTCCACCGCCTCGGCTTTCCTCTACGCGCTGCTCACTGACCGTGTCCTCCTTGTCCACCACCCCGCCGACGACCTCAACGACATGTTCTGCGAGCCGTTCCCGGGCTCCAACACCACCTGGGTGCTCCCGGAGGAAGGGTTTCCCATCCAGGGCATCAAGGGGCTCAACGTCCGCACCCGGGAGAGCCTCGGCAACGCGCTGGGCCGTGGCGAGGGCGAGGGGTCGGCGCCGTGGCTGTACGTGCACCTACAGACCGACTACAAGCCGGACGATCGGCGCTTCTTCTGCGACGACGGACAGGACACGGTGCGTGGCGTGCGATGGCTCGTGCTCCGCTCCGACAACTACTTCGTGCCGGGCCTCTTCTTCCTCCGGCGGTACGAGGAAGAGCTGGTCCGGCTGTTCCCGCGCCGCGACACCGTGTTCCACCACCTCGGGCGGTACCTGTTCCACCCGAGCAACACGGTGTGGGGCATGGCGACGCGGTACTACAGCTCGTACCTCGCCCCGGCGGAGGAGCGGGTGGGCGTCCAGGTGCGCGAGTTCAAGTATGCGCGCATCTCCGCCGACGAACGCTACAAGCAGATCATCTCGTGCGCGAGCCGCGAGAGCCTCCTGCCCGCCGTCGACAACGCTACTCTCCCGAGCTCCtctgaccaccaccaccaccaggagcaggagcaggagcaggagcaggagacgAAACGCAAGGCCGTGCTGGTCGTGTCGCTAAACGGGGACTACTACGACAAGCTCAGCAGCCTGTACTAcgagcacggcggcgcggcgggagtGACTGTGAGCGTGTTCCAGCCGACGCACCTGGGAATGCAGCAGTCGGAGAAGCGGCAGCACAACCAGAAGGCGTTGGCTGAGATAGTGTTGCTCAGCTTTTCGGACGTGGTCGTCACGTCCGCCCAATCCACCTTCGGCTACGTCAGCCAGGGGCTGGCCGGGCTGAGGCCCTGGGTGCTCATGCTCCCCGTCGACGGGAAGGTCCCCGATCCGCCGTGTCGTCTCGCCTCCACCATCGAGCCCTGCTTCATGAGGCCGCCGCACTATGACTGCCGGACGAGGGGAGACAGCGACAACGGCAAGGTGGTCCCCTACATCCGGCAGTGCGAGGATGTATCGTATGGCGTTCAGTTGGTGGAGTAA
- the LOC123055345 gene encoding farnesylcysteine lyase, which produces MPPLFLLLLPVLLLVHPPFPQAAAAAAEDICIVGSGISGASTAFFLTNYTAPDPAPQLRVFERRDRVGGRLATVTVAGEVFEAGGSIIHPRNLHVRRFADLLGLAAKTGGDNDEDWLGIWDGARFVFKTLRPPPPGSSWLRRKLHGLANSLLLLRRYGLSLLRMDSFVQEMLQKFMLYYNGFESRPVFDNVEEMLKWSGLYGLTRRTLEDELIDAGLNTQTISELVTVITRINYGQSTSISGLAGAVSLAGSESGLWSIKGGNWQLAAGLLKTANASLHLQEGIESISDAGDYYVLKSNKGHEYNCTVTVVATPLDEVNITFIPPISIPPRKMQHTHTTFVRGLLDPKFFGLSSVSDIPELIGTMELPDIPFSCISVRKKHGEHDMTYKIFSRAKLEDALLDQMFSTREETIRIDWPAYPHYQAPEDFAPIILDGRHLYYVNTFESAASAMETGAVAAENVARLIISRLPLGLRAGLSAAAPEPHIESFAGEEEGSQRVDL; this is translated from the exons ATGCCGCcccttttcctcctcctcctccccgtcctcctcctcgtgcACCCCCCCTTcccgcaggccgccgccgccgctgccgaggaCATCTGCATCGTCGGCAGCGGCATCTCGGGCGCCTCCACGGCCTTCTTCCTCACCAACTACaccgcccccgacccggccccgCAGCTCCGCGTCTTCGAGCGCCGCGACAGGGTCGGCGGCCGCCTCGCCACCGTCACCGTCGCCGGCGAAGTCTTCGAGGCCGGCGGCTCCATCATCCACCCGCGCAACCTCCACGTGCGCCGCTTCGCCGACCTCCTCGGCCTCGCCGCCAAGACCGGCGGCGACAACGACGAGGACTGGCTCGGGATCTGGGACGGCGCCCGCTTCGTCTTCAAGACTCTCCGCCCGCCCCCGCCGGGGAGCTCCTGGCTGCGCCGCAAGCTCCACGGCCTCGCCAACTCGCTCCTGCTGCTCAGGCGATATGGTCTCTCGCTGCTCAGGATGGACAGCTTCGTGCAG GAAATGTTGCAAAAGTTTATGCTTTACTACAACGGATTCGAGTCCCGGCCTGTGTTCGACAACGTTGAGGAGATGCTCAAATGGTCAGGCCTCTATGGGCTCACTCGCAGGACCCTAGAGGACGAGCTCATTGATGCTGGGCTGAATACTCAAACTATATCAGAGCTTGTCACT GTAATAACAAGGATCAACTATGGACAAAGCACGAGCATAAGTGGGTTAGCAGGCGCTGTGTCTTTAGCTGGCTCTGAGTCTGGATTGTGGTCTATCAAAGGAGGCAACTGGCAGCTAGCTGCTGGGTTGCTCAAGACTGCTAATGCCAGTCTCCATCTCCAAGAAGGCATAGAGTCAATCTCTGATGCAGGGGATTACTATGTTCTGAAATCGAATAAAGGTCATGAGTACAACTGCACGGTGACGGTTGTTGCAACTCCCCTCGATGAGGTGAACATTACGTTTATCCCTCCGATCTCTATTCCACCAAGGAAGATGCAACATACCCATACAACCTTTGTCAGAGGCCTCTTGGACCCT AAATTCTTTGGTCTGAGCTCCGTGTCCGACATTCCAGAGCTGATAGGAACCATGGAGCTCCCTGATATCCCCTTCTCGTGCATCTCAGTTCGGAAGAAGCATGGCGAACATGACATGACTTACAAAATTTTCTCACGTGCGAAGCTGGAGGATGCTTTGTTGGATCAGATGTTCAG CACAAGGGAGGAGACCATCCGGATAGACTGGCCCGCTTACCCCCACTACCAGGCCCCGGAGGATTTTGCACCGATCATACTGGACGGCAGGCACCTGTACTACGTGAACACCTTTGAGAGCGCCGCGAGTGCCATGGAGACGGGCGCCGTCGCAGCGGAGAATGTGGCAAGGCTCATCATCTCGAGGCTGCCTCTCGGGTTACGAGCTGGGCTCTCGGCGGCGGCACCTGAGCCTCATATCGAGTCGTTTGCCGGCGAGGAGGAAGGTTCCCAGCGTGTGGACCTGTGA